From Pirellulaceae bacterium:
TGCCACGCATGCCGCCGAAGAAGACATAGCAGAGGACGACAGCACAGATCGCGAATGATCCGAGCCAGGGGGGAATGCCTCCGTGGCGGGCAGGGCTGGGATCGCCAAAAGCCTCGAAATTTGGAAAGGCACCGGCGGTCATGGTTTGGACAACGGTTCCGCCTGCCATGACGCCAATGAGTAAATAGGGAATGACAAGTCCGACCAAGATTGGAAACAATAAGATGCCGATAAAGTCGGAATCCAATCGGTCGCGGAAGTATTCAATCTGGGTGGTATAGCCATACTTACGTCCCAGGGACCAGAGCTTGATACCGATCAGAAAGAAGCAAAGCGAATGAATGATACCGCTGGAGGAGGCAAGCATTCCGTAGACGCCAATGCCTTCCTTGAAAGCTTCCCCGGATGAACCGACCAATGCGAAGGCGGTCATCGTTGTGCCAAACAAAGACATTAGCAATAAGAAAGGGCCGATCGAGTGGCTGGCTAGAAGGTAATCCTTCTTGGTGCCGCGAAACATTCGACTCGCCATCAAGCCCAACAGTAGCAGCGAGGCAAGGTAGATACAAATGATTACCAGTTGGGTCAGTCCGTCTTTCATTCCGCCTCTCCATCAGTTGAGGGTTCTTCGACGTACTCCAAGTGGGATGGCCACGCATAAATCGTGGCTAAATACCAGACCATCACGGCGCAGATTGAAATACCCGCGTGCCACAACAGCCCAATGGGAATGAAACCGAAAACCAAGGTGGCATCGGTCCAGAACCAATTGTCTTGGTGAACTAAAAGTAGGACGACAACAAGAGCCCAGATGATGTATTTCATCGCTTTACGACCCGTGAATTCATTTGAGTGTCCGTTGAGTGGGAATCCGTCGGCAAGGGGGGTAGTCTACTTGATCGCGTGTTCCCAGGCCAGTCAAGCAAAGCTTGCAAGTTGACATTGAGACATTTGACCCACTGCTTGGGTTCCCCTCAGCACGGTGATACGATTTCTAGTAGTTCGACGCCCGGTTCACCATTGCAGTAGATTAATGCCGTACGGCCGTAGGTCAACGTTGACGGAGTCACGTCAAACTGGTTGGCAAGGTCGGCTCCACATTGGATTTGATAGAGCTGGCAAAGTTCCACGACACGTAGCACATTGTTTTGAATCAACACGCGACCCAGCGGGATCGACTCCGATACAATTTCTTCGCGGACCTTGGTTTTCAGGCAACTGAGATGAAGTCGAACAATGCCGAATTGCACGATCTTCTGGTCGGATTGGCGTGAGAGAAGGATTTTGCGGCAGTAGGTTCTTTGCTCGCGTTTAACGGAGAGAACTTGGACATCTACTTCACTCTGATGATGAGCCTCAACCGTTACTGTCATGTGTTCGTTGTGGTCGAGCAGTCGGCGGTAAGGTTGAGGCAATTCATGGCCGGCAATTCGCGTGGACAAACCGAAATGATCGGGATTGTCATAGAAAAGCTGGACGAGTGATTGCAGGTCAGGAGGGGGCGGTGCGTGGGAGCTCAACGGTCAAACCAGATGCTGCGGTGGCGGAGCTGTCGGCGGGCTACGAAGCGGCCTGGGTGAGATTGGTGATGGTGGGGAGGATGGCTGCCGGCTGTTGGGCTTCCCGTTCCAGTACGGTATCGATCAAGTAATAGAGGAGCCGACGCATTTCTTCGGGCTTGATTTCGTCTGCAATTGCCTCGGCACGATCTTGGTGCTTGTCAACGAGTTTTTGAGCCTTTTCGAAAACCTTCGCTTCTTCATAAAGCTTGCGGACGCGAGCCAGCTTTTCAGAGGCTGGCATGTCGGCTGGCATGTCGGCTGGCATGTCACAGTCTTTTTCGGCAAGCGATAGCAGTTCTTGGCGACCCTCAGGCGACTGTCCCTCGAGCGCCAGGGCCCACAACAAGGTCGGTCGGCCGTGGAGTGTGTCGCCACCTGCCTCCAGCTTGTTGTTTTGGTCGCCTTCCCAGTCTTTTAGGTCGTTGAGAATCTGGAAGGCCACTCCCAGATTACGCGCGAATAGTTTCAGGGGTTGACGGTAATCGTCTAAGGAAACGGCCAGACGCACGCCTGTGAAAAAGGCAGCCTCAAAAGCAGGTGCCGTCTTTAACGCGTAAATTCGAAGTGCGTCCAGCGGTGTGAGTTCTTTATTCTTGGAGTCCCGCCAAGCCAGTTCGGCGCCTTGGCCTTCCGCCAGCTTGAGGTGGGCTTGAGCTAGGCAATCCAGGATTTCAACGGTGACATCTGGCCCTAGCTCGCCCGCTTCACGACTCACCAATCGATAGCCCATGCCAATCAGGTAGTCGCCTGCGTTAATTGCGGTGGGGATTCCGTATTGACGATGCATTGTTTCTTCGCCGTAGCGGAATTTGTCATCGTCTTCGATGTCATCGTGGACGAGTGAAGCTTTGTGAAATGTTTCGATCGACATTGCGGCACGCTTAACGGCGTCGAGCTTTTCTTTTGCCAAGTGCTGGGCTCCATCCGCCTGTGTGCCGTGGCCCCCGGTCAACGCATCATGAATTGCCAAGCTGATGAAGGGTCTGGCGTGCTTGCCGCCTTTCGAGAGAAAGTCGTAGGACAAAGCTTCAGTGGCAGCGATTGGGTCGAGTGCATCCAGGCCATCTACCTGGTTCAGTCGAGGCCCCGGCCGTAAACGGGGGGCTAATCGTTCCAGTTCGTCGTCGTTGAACATCGAGGTCGCAGCCCGCATCAAGTGAACATAGCTGCGAGTCGGTTGTAGCGACCGCTGAGGCTGGATGTTAATCATCTCCGTCACCCAATCCTCGTCCACCGACGTGTTTCTGCAGTCGCTGGAAAGGAGCGGAATCGCCATGCACGGGATGCCTGCAAGGAGTATTTTGTCAATTGCTTTTTCAAGAACGTTCAAGCATGCCACACCGACGATTGCGTCAACATAGCCACTGACAATAATCTTGAGTACGACGGGAGAGCCCTCCGCGACCAGTACTCGATAGCCCATTTCCTCGGCAAGTGTGCGGAAGTCGGCGATGCTGCAGGCACCACATGTTTTACAATCAAGGCCGAAATCGTCGTAGTCGGCCGGACAGCCTTCCGCGTGCTTCAGACAGTGTGGCAGCAGGAACAGGCGTCGCTCTGGAGGAATGTGGG
This genomic window contains:
- a CDS encoding DUF3311 domain-containing protein yields the protein MKYIIWALVVVLLLVHQDNWFWTDATLVFGFIPIGLLWHAGISICAVMVWYLATIYAWPSHLEYVEEPSTDGEAE
- a CDS encoding polyprenyl synthetase family protein encodes the protein MPESRELRDDLRQQCRDIVAKIDKSVPLTKDNMEQIARELLDKQKLGEGYLGWTMVVLSSVFWEEQVAHIPPERRLFLLPHCLKHAEGCPADYDDFGLDCKTCGACSIADFRTLAEEMGYRVLVAEGSPVVLKIIVSGYVDAIVGVACLNVLEKAIDKILLAGIPCMAIPLLSSDCRNTSVDEDWVTEMINIQPQRSLQPTRSYVHLMRAATSMFNDDELERLAPRLRPGPRLNQVDGLDALDPIAATEALSYDFLSKGGKHARPFISLAIHDALTGGHGTQADGAQHLAKEKLDAVKRAAMSIETFHKASLVHDDIEDDDKFRYGEETMHRQYGIPTAINAGDYLIGMGYRLVSREAGELGPDVTVEILDCLAQAHLKLAEGQGAELAWRDSKNKELTPLDALRIYALKTAPAFEAAFFTGVRLAVSLDDYRQPLKLFARNLGVAFQILNDLKDWEGDQNNKLEAGGDTLHGRPTLLWALALEGQSPEGRQELLSLAEKDCDMPADMPADMPASEKLARVRKLYEEAKVFEKAQKLVDKHQDRAEAIADEIKPEEMRRLLYYLIDTVLEREAQQPAAILPTITNLTQAAS